In Toxoplasma gondii ME49 chromosome X, whole genome shotgun sequence, a single genomic region encodes these proteins:
- a CDS encoding hypothetical protein (encoded by transcript TGME49_237180~Signal peptide predicted by SignalP 2.0 HMM (probability 1.000) with cleavage site probability 0.887 at residue 18), whose amino-acid sequence MRVLFWVLLAASISLARGEPTKAGDGSGAKGKVSSEEKGKASSEEKGKASSDRSAFNYMYEYKKASAAFVDMWRIYNRLDLAVRHLLRDYNVAVKQQRYRELVQQLVNRQQQLEAMVEQHRMGELSRHVLRAELTSLKEMKQQLAFEYHQLERLPSEQHPEKLLELIELNEAPADLASALRSENSHLLRKSLKECSKLLEKLAKRQEEVTLHLKSLEYQANSPIHEMFVAQSAAMGNFFDPDAPLSIHMSVGKRM is encoded by the coding sequence ATGCGCGTCCTTTTCTGGGTCCTTCTTGCTGCCTCGATTTCTCTGGCTCGGGGTGAACCTACCAAGGCAGGCGACGGCTCGGGAGCAAAGGGCAAGGTCAGCTCGGAGGAAAAGGGCAAGGCCAGCTCGGAGGAAAAGGGCAAGGCCAGCTCAGATCGCTCCGCATTCAACTACATGTATGAATACAAAAAGGCTAGCGCAGCGTTCGTTGACATGTGGAGGATCTACAATAGACTTGATCTTGCCGTGCGCCACCTTCTGCGGGACTACAACGTGGCTGTAAAACAACAGAGATACAGGGAACTAGTACAGCAACTGGTTAACCGCCAGCAGCAATTGGAAGCTATGGTGGAGCAGCACAGAATGGGCGAACTCAGCCGGCACGTTCTCCGGGCAGAGTTGACCAGTCTGAAGGAGATGAAGCAGCAGCTAGCCTTCGAATATCATCAGCTGGAGCGCCTCCCGAGCGAGCAGCACCCCGAGAAGCTGCTGGAACTCATTGAATTAAACGAAGCGCCTGCAGACCTTGCGAGCGCGCTGCGGTCAGAAAATTCCCACCTTCTGCGGAAGTCCCTGAAGGAATGCTCCAAGCTCCTTGAGAAACTCgcgaagaggcaggaagaaGTCACATTACACCTGAAATCCTTGGAATATCAGGCGAATTCCCCTATTCACGAGATGTTCGTCGCTCAATCTGCTGCTATGGGGAACTTCTTCGACCCTGATGCGCCACTGAGCATTCACATGTCAGTTGGGAAGAGGATGTAA
- a CDS encoding hypothetical protein (encoded by transcript TGME49_237190), with protein sequence MFSYCCGLGMHQDRIHAASCGAANQVCAPICEPQVVLIDNLELAVHAEDQVAYYDFMHLNSTPVKATDRVLKRDPTASAPSQFENSSKGSDPRMSSAATASTMEELDEDSYPDAVSEHRSQVECGVARQPHTAPDKICLSVRPVSQQHSPSFTCATIPTAAHFQTSLSMHRQRSSGPEWTRSAVSRLSVPSEEMHQKHLD encoded by the exons ATGTTTTCCTACTGCTGTGGGCTGGGCATGCATCAAGACCGGATCCACGCCGCTTCTTGTGGAGCAGCGAACCAGGTCTGCGCACCAATTTGTGAGCCACAGGTTGTCCTCATCGATAACCTTGAGCTCGCCGTCCACGCAGAGGACCAAGTTGCCTACTATGACTTCATGCACTTGAACAGCACGCCAGTGAAGGCGACTGATAGG GTTCTCAAGCGGGACCCAACCGCCAGTGCACCTTCTCAATTCGAGAACTCCAGCAAAGGAAGCGATCCACGAATGTCGTCCGCTGCAACAG CCTCAACCATGGAAGAGCTCGACGAAGATTCTTATCCTGACGCCGTCTCGGAGCACAGATCGCAGGTGGAATGTGGTGTAGCCCGTCAGCCGCATACAGCGCCTGACAAAATCTGTTTATCTGTTCGCCCAGTATCTCAGCAACATTCGCCCTCTTTCACTTGTGCAACAATTCCTACGGCTGCGCACTTTCAGACTTCGCTAAGCATGCACAGGCAGCGCAGCAGTGGGCCGGAGTGGACCCGTTCTGCTGTGTCTCGTCTGTCCGTGCCTTCTGAAGAAATGCATCAAAAACACTTGGACTAA